The proteins below are encoded in one region of Carettochelys insculpta isolate YL-2023 chromosome 32, ASM3395843v1, whole genome shotgun sequence:
- the LOC142004610 gene encoding olfactory receptor 10D3-like: MVTHFILLGIPNSDGLQTILFFAFLAFYLCALLGNLLILSAVFTDSRLHTPMYFFLCNLAMVDIGLSSISTPKLLAILWSQSRDISLGGCMSQVFFFHSLGSTECLLYTVMAYDRYVAICHPLRYLLIMNQRVCALLAAAAWIGSFIHSTILTSLTFTLPYCGSNVLDYYICDIFLLVKLACADTHVLVTVTVTNTGLAPLICFLLIFASYIRIVCSLLRMNSAKEWRKAASTCSSHLAVVTLFFLPCALPYTRSQLSQMLATFFPIFCTVVTPALNPAIYTLRNKDMKASLTKLRGAVFPTR; encoded by the coding sequence ATGGTGACTCATTTCATCCTCTTGGGGATCCCCAATTCTGACGGCCTCCAGACCATCCTCTTCTTTGCCTTCCTAGCCTTCTACCTTTGTGCCTTGTTGGGCAATCTGCTCATCTTATCAGCTGTCTTCACTGACTCCCGcctgcacacccccatgtatttctttctCTGCAACCTTGCCATGGTGGACATTGGGCTCTCTTCCATCAGCACCCCAAAATTGCTGGCCATCCTCTGGAGTCAGAGCAGAGATATCTCACTGGGCGGATGCATGTCCCAGGTTTTCTTCTTCCATTCCCTGGGCAGCACCGAGTGCCTTCTCTACACGGTCATGGCCTATGACCggtacgtggccatctgccatccaCTACGCTACCTGCTCATCATGAACCAGAGGGTATGCGCCCTCCTGGCTGCCGCAGCCTGGATCGGCAGCTTCATTCACTCCACCATCCTCACCAGCCTGACCTTCACGCTGCCCTACTGCGGCTCCAATGTGTTGGACTATTACATCTGTGACATCTTCCTGCtggtgaagctggcctgtgccGACACACACGTCCTCGTGACCGTGACCGTCACCAACACTGGATTGGCGCCCTTGATCTGCTTTCTCCTCATCTTCGCCTCTTACATCAGGATCGTCTGCTCCTTGCTGAGGATGAACTCAGCCAAAGAATGGCGGAAAGCAGCCTCCACTTGTTCCTCACATCTGGCTGTGGTGACGCTCTTCTTtttgccctgtgccctgccctacACACGGTCACAACTGAGCCAAATGCTGGCGACCTTTTTTCCAATCTTCTGCACTGTGGTGACGCCAGCGCTGAATCCGGCCATCTACACCCTGAGGAACAAGGACATGAAAGCTTCTCTGACAAAACTGAGAGGGGCTGTATTCCCTACCCGCTGA